The Rhododendron vialii isolate Sample 1 chromosome 6a, ASM3025357v1 genome includes a window with the following:
- the LOC131330771 gene encoding DExH-box ATP-dependent RNA helicase DExH12-like — MAHLGGGAEAHARFKQYEYRANSSLVLTTDSRPRDTHEPTGEPESLYGKIDPKSFGDRVSKSKPPELDEKLKKSKKKKEREPLATEPTPARQSKRRRLQEESVLTSTDEGVYQPKTKETMAAYEALLGVIQQQFGGQPLNIVSGAADEILAVLKNETVKNPDKKKEIEKLLNPIPNQLFDDLVSIGRRITDYHDAGDAGGGSAVANGDDALDDDVGVAVEFEENEEEEEESDLDMVHEDEEEDDDVMEGSGAGGMQMGGGIDDDDMQEANEGMTLNVQDIDAYWLQRKISQAYEQQIDPQQSQKLAEEVLKILAEGDDREVETKLLVHLQFDKFSLIKYLLRNRLKIVWCTRLARAEDQDKRKKIEEEMLGSGPELAAILEQLHATRATAKERQKNLEKSIREEARRLKDESGGVDGDRERRGIADKDADSGWLKGQRQLLDLENIAFHQGGLLMANKKCELPLGSYRNHRKGYEEVHVPALKPKPIAPGEELIKISDMPEWAQPAFKGMAQLNRVQSRVYETALFSAENILLCAPTGAGKTNVAMLTILQQIALHRNDDGTFDHSKYKIVYVAPMKALVAEVVGNLSNRLQQYDVKVKELSGDQTLTRQQIEETQIIVTTPEKWDIITRKSGDRTYTQLVKLVIVDEIHLLHDNRGPVLESIVARTVRQVETTKEHIRLVGLSATLPNYEDVALFLRVDLNKGLFHFDNSYRPCPLAQQYIGITVKKPLQRFQLMNDVCYEKVIDIAGKHQVLIFVHSRKETAKTACAIRDAALANDTLGRFLKEDSVSREILHSQTELVKSNDLKNLLPYGFAIHHAGMARADRQLVEDLFGEGHVQVLVSTATLAWGVNLPAHTVIIKGTQIYNPEKGAWTELSPLDVMQMLGRAGRPQYDSYGEGIIITGHSELQYYLSLMNQQLPIESQFVSKLADQLNAEIVLGTVQNAREACNWLSYTYLYVRMLRNPTLYGLAPDALTRDILLEERRADLIHSAATVLDKNNLVKYDRKSGYFQVTDLGRIASYYYITHGTISTYNEHLKPTMGDIELCRLFSLSEEFKYVTVRQDEKMELAKLLDRVPIPIKESLEEPSAKINVLLQAYISQLKLEGLSLTSDMVYITQSAGRLMRALFEIILKRGWAQLAEKAMNLCKMVSKRMWSVQTPLRQFHGIPNEILMKLEKKDIAWERYYDLSSQELGELIRFQKMGRTLHKFIHQFPKLNLAAHVQPITRTVLRVELTITPDFQWEDKVHGFVEPFWVIVEDNDGEYILHHEYFLLKKQYIDEDHTLNFTVPIYEPLPPQYFIRVVSDRWLGSQSVLPVSFRHLILPEKYPPPTELLDLQPLPVTALRNPSYEALYHEFKHFNPVQTQVFTVLYNTDDNVLVAAPTGSGKTICAEFAILRNHQKGPESMMRAVYVAPIEALAKERYNEWKRKFGEGLGMKVVELTGETATDLKLLERGQLIVSTPEKWDALSRRWKQRKHIQQVTLFIIDELHLIGGQGGPIVEVIVSRMRYIASQGENKIRIVALSTSLANAKDLGEWIGATSHGLFNFPPGVRPVPLEIHIQGIDIANFEARMQAMTKPTYTAIVQHAKIGKPAIVFVPTRKHARYTAEDLMTYSSVDSGEKPMFLLQSAEKLEPFLSRIKEPMLSETLRYGVGYLHEGLSSTDQDIVKTLFETGGIQVCVMSSSMCWGVPLSAHLVVVMGTQYYDGRENAHTDYPVTDLLQMMGHASRPLVDNSGKCVILCHAPRKEYYKKFLYEAFPVESHLHHFLHDNLNAEIVVGVIENKQDAVDYLTWTFMYRRLTQNPNYYNLQGVSHRHLSDHLSELVENTLNDLEASKCVAIEDDVELSPLNLGMIASYYYISYTTIERFSSSLTTKTKMKGLLEILASASEYALLPIRPGEEELIRKLINHQRYAFDNPKCTDPHVKANALLQAHFSRHVVGGNLASDQREVLLSASRLLQAIVDVISSNGWLSLALLAMEVSQMVTQGMWERDSMLLQLPHFTKELAKKCQENPGKSIETVFDLAEMEDDERRELLQMPDSQLMDIARSCNRFPNIDLTYDVVDGDNVRAGEDVSLQVTLERDLEGKTEVGPVDSPRYPKTKEEGWWLVVGDTKSNQLLAIKRVSLQRKAKVKLDFAAPGEAGKKTYTLYFMCDSYMGCDQEYSFAVDVKEATLEDDS; from the exons ATGGCGCATCTTGGTGGCGGTGCTGAGGCACACGCTCGGTTCAAGCAGTATGAATATCGAGCCAACTCGAGTCTTGTCCTGACAACGGACTCCCGACCTCGCGACACTCACGAGCCCACTGGTGAGCCCGAGTCCCTCTATGGGAAGATAGACCCCAAATCTTTTGGTGACCGTGTTTCCAAGTCTAAACCCCCAGAGTTAGACGAGAAGCTTAAGAAatcgaagaagaaaaaggaacgCGAACCACTTGCTACTGAACCCACACCTGCCAGGCAGAGCAAGAGAAGGCGTCTGCAAGAAGAAAGTGTCCTGACTTCTACTGATGAAGGGGTTTACCAGCCTAAGACCAAGGAAACAATGGCAGCTTACGAGGCTCTGCTTGGTGTCATTCAACAGCAATTTGGTGGCCAGCCTCTCAACATAGTTAGTGGTGCGGCAGATGAGATATTGGCTGTCCTCAAGAATGAGACTGTCAAAAACCCAGACAAGAAGAAGGAAATTGAGAAACTGTTGAACCCTATACCAAATCAATTATTTGATGATCTTGTTTCGATCGGGAGGCGTATCACTGATTACCATGACGCAGGTGATGCAGGTGGTGGTTCTGCTGTGGCTAATGGTGATGATGCCCTCGATGACGATGTGGGTGTTGCTGTTGAGTTTGAGGAGaatgaagaggaggaagaggagagtgATCTCGATATGGTGCACGAGGACGAAGAAGAGGATGATGATGTTATGGAAGGGAGCGGTGCTGGAGGAATGCAGATGGGTGGTGGGATTGATGACGATGACATGCAAGAAGCTAATGAGGGTATGACTCTTAATGTGCAAGATATTGATGCGTATTGGCTTCAAAGGAAGATTTCTCAGGCATATGAGCAACAGATTGACCCGCAACAGAGCCAGAAGCTAGCAGAAGAGGTACTTAAGATTCTAGCCGAGGGCGATGACCGCGAGGTTGAAACTAAACTACTAGTGCATCTCCAATTTGATAAGTTCAGCCTCATTAAGTATCTTTTGCGGAATAGATTGAAGATTGTGTGGTGTACCCGTCTCGCCAGGGCTGAAGACCAGGATAAGAGGAAGAAAATCGAAGAAGAAATGTTGGGCTCAGGCCCAGAATTGGCTGCAATTTTGGAGCAGTTGCATGCCACCAGGGCAACTGCTAAAGAGAGGCAAAAGAACTTGGAGAAAAGCATTAGAGAGGAAGCTCGTAGATTGAAGGATGAGAGTGGTGGTGTTGATGGGGACCGAGAACGAAGGGGTATTGCAGATAAGGATGCAGACAGTGGTTGGTTGAAGGGCCAGCGTCAGTTGCTTGATCTTGAAAACATCGCATTTCACCAAGGTGGTCTTTTGATGGCGAACAAAAAGTGTGAGCTTCCACTGGGTTCGTATAGGAACCATAGAAAGGGATATGAAGAAGTTCATGTGCCAGCTTTAAAGCCAAAACCAATTGCTCCTGGTGAAGAGCTTATAAAGATATCTGACATGCCAGAGTGGGCGCAACCAGCTTTCAAAGGGATGGCCCAGCTGAACAGGGTTCAAAGTAGAGTTTATGAAACTGCCCTTTTTTCAGCTGAGAATATTCTTCTTTGTGCTCCCACTGGGGCAGGGAAGACAAATGTTGCAATGCTAACCATACTCCAGCAGATTGCATTGCATAGAAATGATGATGGGACTTTTGACCATAGCAAGTACAAGATAGTCTATGTGGCACCGATGAAAGCACTTGTTGCTGAAGTGGTTGGCAATCTGTCTAACCGTCTGCAGCAATATGATGTCAAGGTGAAGGAGCTAAGTGGAGACCAGACCCTTACTcgtcaacaaattgaagaaaCCCAGATTATTGTCACTACTCCAGAGAAGTGGGACATCATAACCAGAAAATCAGGAGATCGTACGTATACACAGCTTGTTAAACTTGTTATCGTTGATGAGATTCATCTTCTGCATGATAACAGGGGACCTGTTCTGGAAAGTATTGTTGCAAGAACTGTTAGGCAGGTTGAAACCACGAAAGAGCATATTCGTTTGGTTGGCTTGTCTGCCACGCTACCTAACTATGAGGACGTGGCATTGTTTCTGCGTGTTGATTTGAATAAAGGACTCTTCCATTTTGACAATAGCTACAGACCTTGTCCTCTTGCTCAACAGTATATCGGGATCACAGTTAAGAAGCCTTTGCAGAGATTCCAGTTGATGAATGATGTTTGTTATGAAAAGGTCATTGATATTGCAGGAAAGCATCAGGTTCTGATTTTTGTACACTCTAGGAAAGAAACTGCAAAAACAGCCTGTGCAATCCGAGATGCTGCACTTGCTAATGACACTCTTGGAAGATTCTTGAAAGAGGATAGTGTTAGCCGTGAAATACTTCATAGCCAGACAGAGCTGGTAAAGAGCAATGATCTTAAAAACCTACTGCCGTATGGCTTTGCAATTCATCATGCAGGAATGGCTAGGGCTGATCGCCAACTTGTTGAGGATCTCTTTGGTGAGGGGCATGTGCAAGTGCTGGTTTCCACAGCAACTCTAGCTTGGGGTGTCAATTTGCCTGCTCACACTGTGATCATCAAAGGTACCCAGATTTACAATCCTGAAAAGGGTGCGTGGACTGAGTTGAGCCCTCTGGATGTTATGCAGATGTTGGGGCGTGCAGGGCGGCCTCAATATGATTCTTACGGAGAAGGAATAATTATAACTGGCCACAGTGAACTCCAATATTATCTATCTTTAATGAACCAACAACTTCCTATTGAAAGTCAGTTTGTGTCAAAATTGGCTGATCAGTTAAATGCAGAAATTGTTCTTGGAACTGTTCAAAATGCCAGAGAAGCTTGCAATTGGCTCAGTTATACTTACTTGTATGTTCGCATGCTACGAAATCCTACTCTTTATGGTTTGGCACCTGATGCTTTGACAAGAGACATATTATTGGAGGAGCGAAGAGCTGATCTT ATTCATTCCGCAGCAACAGTATTGGACAAAAATAACCTTGTCAAGTACGATAGGAAAAGTGGATATTTCCAGGTCACTGACTTGGGTCGCATTGCTAGCTACTATTATATTACTCATGGAACAATATCCACATATAATGAGCATTTGAAGCCAACAATGGGTGATATTGAGCTTTGTCGGTTGTTCTCACTCAGTGAAGAGTTCAAGTATGTAACAGTGAGACAAGATGAGAAGATGGAACTAGCGAAGCTGTTAGATCGTGTTCCGATTCCAATCAAGGAAAGCCTGGAAGAGCCTAGTGCGAAGATTAATGTATTGCTTCAAGCCTATATTTCACAGTTAAAGCTTGAAGGGCTATCTTTGACATCTGATATGGTCTACATAACGCAG AGTGCTGGACGACTCATGAGAGCGCTTTTCGAGattattttgaaaagaggaTGGGCGCAATTAGCTGAGAAGGCTATGAACTTGTGCAAAATGGTTAGCAAGAGGATGTGGAGTGTTCAAACGCCGCTTCGGCAATTCCATGGGATTCCAAATGAAATTTTGATGAAGCTGGAGAAGAAAGATATCGCCTGGGAAAGGTATTACGATCTCTCCTCTCAGGAGCTAGGAGAACTTATTCGTTTCCAAAAGATGGGAAGAACACTTCATAAATTTATTCACCAGTTCCCAAAACTGAACTTGGCCGCTCATGTCCAACCAATTACTCGCACTGTGTTGAGGGTTGAGCTGACAATCACTCCGGACTTTCAGTGGGAGGACAAGGTTCATGGGTTTGTGGAACCATTTTGGGTTATTGTTGAGGATAATGATGGGGAATATATCCTCCATCACGAATATTTCTTGTTGAAAAAGCAGTATATTGACGAGGATCACACGTTGAATTTCACAGTGCCAATCTATGAACCACTGCCACCTCAATACTTCATTCGTGTTGTGTCAGATAGATGGCTTGGATCGCAGTCTGTTTTACCCGTTTCTTTCAGGCACCTTATTTTGCCGGAAAAGTATCCTCCACCGACCGAGTTGTTGGACCTGCAACCATTGCCTGTGACTGCTTTGAGAAATCCATCATATGAAGCTCTTTATCATGAATTTAAGCATTTCAATCCTGTCCAAACTCAGGTTTTCACGGTATTGTACAACACGGATGACAATGTTTTAGTTGCAGCACCAACTGGGAGTGGGAAAACAATATGTGCAGAGTTTGCTATATTGAGGAATCACCAGAAGGGGCCTGAGAGCATGATGCGTGCTGTTTACGTAGCTCCTATTGAAGCTCTTGCTAAGGAGCGGTATAACGAATGGAAGAGGAAGTTTGGGGAGGGTCTAGGGATGAAAGTGGTCGAATTAACAGGGGAAACAGCAACAGATCTAAAGCTGCTCGAGAGAGGTCAACTAATAGTGAGTACTCCTGAGAAGTGGGATGCGTTATCTCGTCGCTGGAAACAGCGGAAGCATATTCAGCAGGTTACACTATTCATCATTGATGAACTCCATTTGATTGGTGGTCAAGGGGGCCCTATTGTGGAGGTTATTGTGTCTAGGATGAGGTATATAGCAAGCCAGGGCGAGAACAAGATCCGCATTGTGGCCCTTTCTACTTCGCTTGCAAATGCCAAGGATCTGGGTGAATGGATTGGGGCTACCTCTCATGGCCTTTTCAATTTTCCTCCCGGTGTCCGTCCTGTACCCTTGGAAATACACATTCAAGGCATTGATATAGCTAATTTTGAAGCAAGGATGCAAGCAATGACAAAGCCAACTTATACGGCAATTGTCCAACATGCCAAGATTGGGAAACCTGCCATTGTGTTTGTTCCTACGAGGAAGCATGCACGATATACTGCTGAAGACCTTATGACGTACTCAAGTGTTGACAGTGGGGAAAAGCCAATGTTCTTACTACAGTCTGCAGAAAAGCTGGAACCGTTCCTTTCTAGGATTAAGGAACCGATGTTGAGTGAGACACTACGATATGGTGTTGGCTATCTGCACGAGGGCTTAAGTAGTACAGATCAAGACATTGTGAAGACGCTCTTTGAAACTGGAGGGATACAAGTTTGTGTAATGAGCAGTTCAATGTGCTGGGGAGTGCCATTGTCAGCGCACTTGGTGGTAGTTATGGGAACACAGTATTATGATGGGCGGGAAAATGCTCATACTGATTACCCAGTCACTGATCTGTTACAGATGATGGGCCATGCCAGTCGACCTCTTGTGGATAACTCTGGCAAGTGTGTCATCCTTTGTCATGCACCGCGTAAAGAATACTACAAGAAGTTCTTGTATGAAGCATTCCCAGTCGAAAGCCATTTACACCATTTCCTGCACGATAATTTGAACGCAGAGATTGTTGTTGGAGTCATTGAGAACAAGCAAGATGCTGTGGACTATCTGACTTGGACGTTTATGTATAGGAGGCTTACTCAGAATCCAAACTACTATAATCTTCAGGGAGTTAGCCACAGGCATCTCTCTGATCACCTTTCAGAGCTTGTCGAGAACACACTCAACGATCTCGAAGCAAGCAAATGTGTTGCTATTGAGGATGATGTGGAGCTCTCTCCTTTGAACCTTGGCATGATAGCATCATACTACTATATCAGTTACACCACAATAGAACGTTTTAGTTCATCTTTGACCACCAAAACAAAGATGAAGGGTCTTCTAGAGATTTTGGCTTCTGCTTCAGAGTATGCGTTACTGCCAATACGTCCTGGAGAGGAAGAGTTGATTCGAAAGCTGATTAATCACCAAAGGTATGCCTTTGATAATCCCAAATGCACGGACCCCCATGTGAAGGCTAATGCTCTGCTACAAGCCCATTTCTCAAGGCATGTGGTTGGTGGGAATCTAGCTTCTGATCAGCGAGAGGTGCTCCTTTCTGCCAGTAGACTGCTCCAAGCTATTGTTGATGTCATTTCCAGCAACGGGTGGCTTAGTCTAGCACTTCTCGCTATGGAAGTAAGCCAGATGGTGACACAGGGCATGTGGGAGAGGGATTCTATGCTTTTGCAACTTCCACATTTCACGAAAGAATTGGCTAAGAAATGTCAAGAGAACCCTGGGAAGAGTATTGAGACCGTGTTTGATTTGGCAGAGATGGAGGATGATGAAAGGCGAGAACTGTTGCAAATGCCAGATTCACAGTTGATGGATATTGCACGATCTTGTAACCGTTTCCCAAATATTGATCTGACATATGACGTCGTCGATGGTGACAATGTGAGGGCAGGGGAGGATGTCAGTTTACAGGTTACTCTTGAAAGGGATCTCGAGGGCAAGACAGAGGTGGGGCCTGTTGATTCACCTAGGTATCCCAAAACCAAAGAAGAAGGATGGTGGCTTGTGGTTGGTGATACCAAAAGTAACCAGTTGCTTGCCATCAAAAGAGTTTCGTTGCAGAGGAAAGCCAAAGTCAAGCTTGATTTCGCTGCTCCTGGAGAAGCTGGAAAGAAGACGTATACCCTCTACTTTATGTGCGATTCTTACATGGGTTGTGACCAGGAATATAGCTTTGCTGTTGATGTCAAAGAAGCCACTCTCGAAGATGACAGTTGA